A part of Halobacillus shinanisalinarum genomic DNA contains:
- a CDS encoding ABC transporter substrate-binding protein — protein MEKLRFGLEWFLNPNHLPFLIGVEKGWFKEADLDVEMIEPVEHFDAMDEIYKGRMDMAVTEPLHLVQDRLKQKDVIGFSRFLKSDSGVMSLENKGITRPKDMLGKRLTYPSAPGPTGLSFVKALIEADGAHCNVSDVTPVNKGFYHTDALIHDEADIAFSVQQHHEVIEASERGYEPRFFSLKEWGLPAGGHLILITSREILDKRRQGIDKFLEVLKRSIEFIENKPEEAKVVYYQFTGNRKDHIEAAILDATLSYFTTDFSVPVAYFDDLQKWLNKTKLTDYSIDPQEYWTNEFVHNKGGNDNGN, from the coding sequence ATGGAAAAACTCAGATTTGGCCTGGAATGGTTTCTAAACCCGAACCACCTTCCCTTTTTGATTGGGGTAGAAAAAGGGTGGTTTAAAGAAGCTGATCTGGATGTGGAGATGATAGAACCTGTGGAACACTTTGATGCGATGGATGAAATTTACAAAGGACGTATGGACATGGCTGTTACAGAACCTCTTCACCTAGTACAGGATCGGCTAAAACAAAAGGACGTCATTGGGTTCTCAAGATTTTTAAAATCTGATAGTGGAGTCATGTCACTCGAAAATAAAGGAATCACAAGACCAAAAGATATGCTTGGGAAGAGACTAACCTATCCAAGTGCTCCGGGACCAACAGGATTATCCTTTGTGAAAGCACTGATCGAGGCTGATGGAGCACATTGTAATGTCAGTGACGTAACTCCAGTTAACAAGGGGTTTTATCATACAGATGCTTTAATTCACGATGAAGCGGATATAGCTTTTTCTGTACAACAGCATCATGAAGTTATTGAAGCAAGTGAACGGGGATATGAACCAAGATTCTTTTCACTAAAAGAATGGGGACTGCCTGCAGGTGGGCATTTAATTTTAATTACTTCACGAGAAATTTTAGACAAACGCAGACAAGGGATTGATAAGTTCTTGGAAGTTTTGAAGAGAAGCATTGAGTTTATAGAAAACAAACCTGAGGAAGCAAAGGTGGTTTATTATCAATTTACTGGAAACCGGAAGGATCATATTGAAGCTGCTATTTTAGACGCAACTTTATCATACTTCACAACAGATTTTTCAGTGCCGGTCGCTTATTTTGACGATTTACAAAAATGGCTGAATAAAACAAAACTGACTGATTATTCAATAGACCCTCAGGAATATTGGACTAATGAATTCGTGCATAATAAAGGAGGAAATGACAATGGAAATTAA
- a CDS encoding S8 family peptidase, protein MKKRASIVLSLAAILSLLVSLFPGGIGVNAETGINVSIDPHLNKALETEAGPFEVVVTFEGEGAPTTQDVAILEKIGLTEGVTMKALPVAGVLATESQIDKLAQAEEVRSLYLNRKLTYFNEKATELTGVDQVRMDDQMTKWNEGLPVTGEGGSVLVHDSGVDGTHADLEYGSHLVENILSSINLHAYSDIGPVTYQEGVVNTDTNSGHGTHVAGTVGGTGQMSNGKYEGVAPGADLVGYGSGGALFILDAIGGFDYALTHQAEFDIRVITNSWGSSGEFDPNGPVNVASKVAYERGMVVTFAAGNAGPEADTMNPYSLAPWVISVAAGTFESELADFSSRGVKGESGTFTSEGETYTYFNRPDVTAPGLNIVSTRTLSPVGVLNTTTDAENIPTAFLPYYTTLSGTSMATPHVAGIVMLMLEANPTLSPDEVFEILTETTTDMPGYEAWEVGTGYVNAYAAVDRAFELTDSKTKKGPKHKSLR, encoded by the coding sequence ATGAAGAAAAGAGCAAGTATTGTTTTATCATTGGCTGCAATCTTGTCCTTACTTGTTTCGCTTTTTCCAGGTGGAATAGGTGTGAATGCTGAAACAGGTATAAACGTTTCTATCGACCCCCATCTAAATAAAGCATTAGAAACGGAGGCAGGACCGTTTGAAGTGGTGGTCACTTTTGAAGGTGAAGGAGCCCCAACTACTCAAGATGTTGCTATCCTCGAAAAGATTGGATTGACGGAAGGGGTTACCATGAAGGCCCTTCCGGTTGCCGGTGTCTTAGCAACAGAAAGTCAGATTGATAAACTAGCACAAGCGGAAGAAGTTCGTTCTCTTTACTTGAACAGAAAGCTGACTTACTTCAACGAGAAGGCTACAGAACTTACAGGAGTCGATCAGGTTCGCATGGATGACCAAATGACAAAATGGAACGAAGGTCTTCCTGTTACCGGGGAAGGGGGCTCCGTTCTTGTACATGACAGTGGGGTCGACGGCACACATGCAGACTTAGAATATGGCTCCCATCTGGTTGAAAATATACTTAGCTCCATTAACTTACACGCCTATAGCGACATCGGCCCTGTGACGTATCAAGAAGGCGTTGTCAACACGGATACAAATTCCGGTCATGGGACTCATGTTGCTGGTACTGTGGGTGGAACAGGACAAATGTCTAACGGAAAATACGAAGGTGTTGCCCCAGGTGCTGATTTAGTCGGCTATGGTTCCGGCGGTGCTCTCTTTATTCTTGATGCTATTGGCGGATTTGACTACGCTTTAACCCATCAGGCGGAATTTGACATTCGCGTCATTACAAATTCTTGGGGTTCATCAGGTGAATTCGATCCGAATGGCCCCGTCAATGTTGCTAGTAAAGTGGCATATGAACGGGGAATGGTTGTGACGTTTGCAGCCGGTAATGCTGGTCCTGAGGCAGATACGATGAACCCGTATTCTCTTGCACCATGGGTGATTTCTGTAGCAGCAGGCACCTTTGAAAGTGAACTTGCTGACTTTTCTTCTCGTGGCGTGAAAGGGGAAAGCGGTACGTTTACTAGCGAAGGTGAAACATATACGTATTTCAATCGGCCAGACGTAACAGCACCAGGTTTAAATATCGTGTCAACTAGAACTCTGTCACCGGTGGGTGTACTTAACACGACCACCGATGCAGAAAATATACCCACAGCTTTTCTGCCGTATTATACTACGTTAAGTGGAACCTCCATGGCCACCCCGCACGTTGCGGGTATAGTCATGTTGATGCTTGAGGCCAACCCGACACTGTCCCCTGACGAAGTATTTGAAATCTTGACAGAAACTACTACGGACATGCCAGGATATGAAGCATGGGAAGTCGGTACCGGCTATGTAAATGCTTATGCGGCCGTAGATCGTGCATTTGAATTGACGGACAGTAAGACTAAAAAGGGGCCGAAACATAAGTCTCTAAGATAA
- the ald gene encoding alanine dehydrogenase, with translation MIIGIPKEIKNNENRVALTPAGAMSLIKAGHQVIMETEAGLGSGFEDDSYREVGVMIEVDVAKVWAYAEMVMKVKEPLPSEYNFFRKGLILFTYLHLAAEPELTKALVEKEVTAIAYETVQVGRALPLLTPMSEVAGRMSAQIGAQFLEKSKGGRGVLLSGVPGVRRGKVTVIGGGVVGTNAAKIAMGLGAEVTIIDLSPERLRELDDIFGDQIQTLMSNPLNIAEAVAESDLVIGAVLIPGSKAPKLVTEEMITSMNPGSVVVDVAIDQGGIIETADQITTHDSPTYTKHDVVHYAVANMPGAVPRTATSGLTNVTVPYALQIANKGVNGAIADNQALELGLNTASGVVTYKAVADDLGYEYVLPKEALAKVKALN, from the coding sequence ATGATCATTGGAATTCCAAAAGAGATTAAAAATAACGAAAACCGCGTGGCACTAACACCGGCTGGGGCTATGAGTCTTATAAAGGCAGGGCACCAGGTGATTATGGAGACGGAAGCAGGACTCGGAAGCGGATTTGAGGATGATTCCTATCGAGAAGTAGGGGTCATGATTGAGGTAGATGTAGCAAAAGTTTGGGCTTATGCAGAGATGGTTATGAAAGTAAAAGAACCGCTTCCTAGTGAATATAACTTTTTCCGAAAAGGATTGATCTTGTTCACTTACTTACATTTAGCTGCTGAACCGGAACTGACAAAAGCACTTGTAGAAAAAGAGGTAACGGCCATTGCCTATGAAACGGTGCAAGTGGGAAGAGCCCTACCATTATTAACACCAATGAGTGAAGTAGCCGGACGGATGTCAGCACAAATTGGAGCTCAGTTCCTTGAGAAATCAAAAGGGGGAAGAGGCGTTCTTCTATCGGGTGTACCTGGTGTTAGACGTGGAAAGGTAACCGTTATTGGCGGTGGAGTAGTAGGAACGAATGCGGCTAAGATCGCGATGGGTCTAGGTGCTGAAGTAACCATTATCGATTTAAGTCCGGAACGTTTACGCGAACTTGATGATATCTTTGGTGATCAGATCCAAACACTCATGTCCAATCCACTAAATATTGCTGAAGCCGTGGCCGAATCCGATTTAGTCATCGGAGCCGTGCTCATACCGGGTTCCAAGGCGCCAAAGCTTGTAACGGAAGAAATGATCACATCCATGAATCCAGGTTCTGTTGTTGTAGATGTTGCCATTGACCAGGGTGGTATTATTGAGACAGCTGATCAAATAACGACACATGACAGCCCGACTTATACGAAGCATGACGTCGTCCATTATGCCGTAGCTAATATGCCAGGTGCTGTACCACGGACAGCTACGAGTGGCCTTACAAATGTGACAGTGCCCTACGCATTACAAATTGCCAATAAAGGCGTTAACGGAGCCATTGCTGATAATCAAGCATTAGAATTAGGATTAAATACAGCAAGTGGGGTGGTTACATACAAAGCGGTAGCTGATGATCTTGGCTACGAATATGTGCTACCAAAGGAAGCGTTGGCGAAGGTTAAAGCTCTAAATTAA
- a CDS encoding aldehyde dehydrogenase family protein yields MTTKKQLFINGEWHDAKHYTSLFSPYSGELIAEIPSATAEEVDLAIEAADQTRQTMLEMPSHQRAQILENLADLLEQRFDEAANIIAEEAAKPVKTAEGEVTRTIQTYKFSAEEAKRLNGETIPMDAAPGGEGRVAYTVREPLGVVGAITPFNFPMNLVAHKVGPAIASGNAIVLKPAGQTPLSAYFLAELLHEAGMPSGAFNVVTGSGSVVGEKIVTDERVKKISFTGSPEVGIGIRNKARLKPVTLELGSNAAVIVDKNVDVEKIVPRCVTGAFGFQGQVCISLQRIYVHKDNYDRFVDKFVAATNKLNVGDPFDPATDVSALISPQDVERTLEWIDEAKRNGAKAATGGTSEGNIVQPTVLLEVDASSKVSCQEVFAPIVLINKVDSVEEAIEAVNDSRYGLQAGIYTENIHTAMRATKKLHVGGVLVNDIPTFRVDHMPYGGVKESGVGREGIKYAMEEMTELKLVIFNNN; encoded by the coding sequence ATGACGACGAAAAAGCAATTGTTTATTAATGGAGAATGGCACGATGCAAAGCATTATACATCACTTTTTTCCCCTTATAGTGGAGAGTTGATTGCAGAGATCCCCTCAGCAACAGCAGAAGAGGTGGATTTGGCGATAGAGGCTGCTGATCAGACTAGACAAACGATGCTTGAAATGCCAAGCCACCAACGTGCACAGATTCTCGAAAATCTTGCTGACTTATTGGAACAACGCTTTGATGAAGCAGCCAACATCATTGCTGAGGAAGCAGCCAAGCCGGTCAAAACGGCGGAAGGAGAAGTAACCAGAACGATTCAGACGTATAAGTTCTCCGCTGAGGAAGCCAAAAGGCTCAACGGAGAAACCATCCCAATGGACGCAGCTCCTGGCGGGGAAGGGAGAGTAGCTTACACCGTAAGAGAACCACTTGGGGTGGTAGGAGCCATTACGCCTTTTAACTTCCCTATGAACTTAGTTGCCCATAAAGTTGGCCCGGCGATCGCTTCCGGAAATGCTATCGTTCTAAAGCCAGCGGGGCAAACGCCGCTTTCTGCCTATTTTCTTGCCGAGCTCCTGCATGAAGCAGGGATGCCGTCGGGTGCTTTTAATGTAGTAACTGGGAGTGGCTCTGTCGTCGGAGAGAAGATTGTCACAGATGAGAGAGTAAAGAAAATCTCTTTTACCGGCAGTCCGGAAGTAGGCATTGGTATTCGTAATAAGGCAAGACTCAAGCCCGTTACGCTTGAGTTAGGATCCAATGCCGCTGTAATCGTGGATAAAAATGTTGATGTTGAAAAAATAGTTCCTCGCTGTGTGACGGGAGCATTTGGGTTTCAAGGACAAGTCTGTATTTCCCTGCAACGGATTTATGTTCATAAAGATAACTATGATCGCTTCGTAGATAAATTTGTTGCAGCGACGAATAAACTAAACGTTGGCGATCCGTTCGATCCAGCTACAGATGTTTCGGCGTTAATCAGCCCACAGGATGTAGAACGCACACTTGAGTGGATCGACGAGGCCAAACGGAACGGAGCGAAAGCAGCTACAGGGGGAACGAGCGAAGGGAATATAGTACAGCCAACCGTTCTTCTCGAGGTAGATGCCTCCTCAAAGGTTTCTTGTCAGGAAGTTTTTGCCCCAATCGTTTTAATAAACAAAGTCGACTCTGTTGAGGAAGCGATTGAGGCAGTCAATGACTCCCGCTATGGACTTCAGGCAGGGATCTATACGGAAAATATTCATACAGCCATGCGTGCGACGAAAAAGCTGCATGTCGGTGGTGTATTAGTTAATGACATTCCAACATTCCGTGTTGATCATATGCCGTATGGCGGCGTAAAGGAAAGTGGAGTTGGACGAGAAGGAATCAAATATGCAATGGAAGAAATGACGGAACTAAAACTAGTAATCTTTAACAACAATTAA
- a CDS encoding 3-oxoacyl-ACP reductase, with amino-acid sequence MEIKDQVVLVTGASRGLGAEIAKAFGREGARVIVNYNQSERKAQEVVESIGDRARAIQANILDKDQVQAMFDQAERHYGQAVTTVINNALVNFKFDAVNRKTAETVTWEEYQTQLEGSVKAALHTTQTATEGMRGLNFGRIINIGTNLFQNPVVPYHDYNTSKAALLGFTRNMARDMGAHGITVNMVSGGLLQKTDASASTPDEVFDMISENTPLKRVTTPEELADATLFFASSWSRAVTGQNLVVDGGLVMD; translated from the coding sequence ATGGAAATTAAAGATCAAGTTGTACTCGTCACTGGGGCAAGCCGAGGATTAGGAGCGGAAATAGCCAAAGCCTTCGGACGAGAAGGAGCAAGAGTTATCGTTAACTACAATCAAAGTGAAAGGAAAGCACAGGAAGTAGTTGAAAGTATTGGCGATCGTGCTAGGGCTATTCAAGCAAATATCCTCGATAAAGATCAAGTTCAAGCGATGTTTGATCAAGCAGAAAGGCATTATGGCCAAGCCGTTACCACTGTGATTAATAATGCTCTTGTTAACTTTAAATTTGATGCCGTGAACAGGAAGACCGCGGAAACGGTAACCTGGGAAGAGTATCAAACCCAATTAGAGGGGAGTGTGAAAGCAGCGTTACACACAACACAAACTGCTACTGAAGGAATGCGTGGGCTGAACTTTGGAAGAATTATAAACATCGGTACCAATCTATTTCAAAACCCTGTGGTCCCTTATCATGATTATAATACAAGTAAGGCGGCATTACTCGGTTTTACTAGAAACATGGCTCGCGATATGGGAGCTCACGGTATTACGGTAAATATGGTTTCGGGCGGGTTATTGCAAAAAACGGATGCAAGTGCATCGACTCCTGATGAAGTGTTCGATATGATTAGTGAAAATACACCGCTAAAACGGGTGACAACCCCCGAAGAATTAGCTGATGCTACATTATTTTTCGCTTCGTCGTGGAGTCGTGCCGTTACCGGGCAAAACTTAGTCGTTGATGGTGGCTTGGTCATGGATTAA